In one Campylobacter insulaenigrae NCTC 12927 genomic region, the following are encoded:
- a CDS encoding LptF/LptG family permease has protein sequence MKLVYKYLLNQFLNTMLSLFFTLFVIVSIIFFIQLANITSYVEITIVELFQLYIYLLPKTLAFTLPISFFIALTLSFYRLSRENESIVLFTLGISPKIIAIFFMKIAGIISAFMLVVVLIFIPISFELFDNFIDYKKISTKINIKTGEFGQKYGDWLIFVDEKNADNIYKNIIMYHPKKKPDDKEQIILAKEGKLENQEGYVSFKLDEGKAYEIKNDNWHISSFKNLLIKNKIYSKELSVKNFYDYWSDLNTRKEKAKEFVIYTLIALFPLASTLFALSFGIVTYRYEKGFAYLGIFSVIFVYFSLLISFYRPPLIVVGIIFVSFLIVSIIYFRKKILSRY, from the coding sequence ATGAAATTAGTTTATAAGTATTTATTAAATCAATTTTTAAACACGATGTTGTCTTTGTTTTTTACTTTATTTGTTATTGTGTCGATTATTTTTTTTATTCAACTTGCAAATATTACTTCTTATGTTGAAATTACTATTGTAGAATTATTCCAGTTATATATATATTTGCTACCAAAAACTTTGGCATTTACTTTACCTATTTCTTTTTTCATAGCTTTAACTTTAAGTTTTTATAGACTATCTAGAGAGAATGAAAGTATAGTTTTATTCACCCTAGGAATTTCGCCAAAAATTATTGCGATTTTTTTTATGAAAATAGCTGGGATTATAAGTGCTTTTATGTTGGTGGTAGTTTTAATTTTTATACCTATATCGTTTGAACTTTTTGATAATTTCATAGATTATAAAAAAATTAGTACAAAAATTAATATCAAAACTGGGGAATTTGGTCAAAAATATGGCGATTGGCTTATATTTGTTGATGAAAAAAATGCTGATAATATTTATAAAAATATTATTATGTATCATCCTAAAAAAAAGCCTGATGATAAAGAACAAATTATATTGGCTAAAGAAGGAAAATTGGAGAATCAAGAAGGTTATGTTTCATTTAAACTTGATGAGGGTAAGGCGTATGAGATAAAAAATGATAATTGGCATATTTCTAGTTTTAAAAATTTATTAATTAAAAATAAAATTTATTCTAAAGAATTAAGTGTTAAAAATTTTTATGATTATTGGTCTGATTTAAATACTCGTAAGGAAAAGGCAAAAGAATTTGTTATATATACGCTTATAGCACTTTTTCCGCTTGCTAGTACCTTGTTTGCTCTTTCCTTTGGTATAGTGACTTATCGTTATGAAAAAGGTTTTGCTTATTTGGGTATTTTTTCTGTTATTTTTGTATATTTTAGTTTATTAATTAGTTTTTATAGACCTCCTTTAATAGTTGTAGGTATAATTTTTGTAAGTTTTTTAATAGTTTCTATAATTTATTTTAGAAAAAAAATCTTAAGTAGATACTAA
- a CDS encoding prepilin peptidase — MIFFILLGLSIGSFVNVVIFRKIYNQSIINPRSHCLKCNKTLKIFHLIPLISFILLKGKCSFCRERISVIYPLNEFFCACLFALSFLLYGDDIFKVLIFSLILSIFLILSWMDYYFKAVSEIWLWVLFALAFIFDFISSKNVINILNFEENFIFKACFGAGLMFLLKSFINFIKNFQKKDEILESLGEGDVIIIASIFGIFDYKAAFLILFIASLLSLILFIKIAKKDYQMPMIPFLFIAILLHFSIESWI; from the coding sequence ATGATTTTTTTTATTTTACTAGGACTTAGTATAGGCTCTTTTGTTAATGTGGTTATTTTTAGAAAAATATATAATCAAAGCATTATAAATCCTAGGTCTCATTGTTTAAAATGTAATAAAACTTTAAAAATTTTTCATTTAATACCTTTAATTTCTTTCATTTTGCTAAAAGGAAAGTGTTCTTTTTGTAGAGAGAGAATTTCTGTTATTTATCCATTAAATGAATTTTTTTGCGCTTGCTTGTTTGCACTATCTTTTTTGCTTTATGGAGATGATATTTTTAAAGTTTTAATTTTTTCATTAATTTTGAGTATATTTTTAATACTTTCTTGGATGGATTATTATTTTAAAGCAGTTAGTGAAATTTGGCTTTGGGTGTTGTTTGCTTTAGCTTTTATTTTTGATTTTATTTCTTCTAAAAATGTTATAAATATCTTAAATTTTGAGGAAAATTTTATATTTAAAGCTTGTTTTGGCGCCGGATTAATGTTTTTATTAAAAAGTTTTATTAATTTTATAAAAAATTTTCAAAAAAAAGATGAAATTTTGGAGAGTTTAGGAGAGGGTGATGTTATAATCATAGCTTCTATTTTTGGCATTTTTGATTATAAAGCAGCTTTTTTAATCTTATTTATTGCTTCTTTACTCAGTTTAATTTTATTTATCAAAATAGCTAAAAAAGATTATCAAATGCCTATGATTCCTTTTTTGTTTATAGCGATTTTGCTACATTTTAGCATAGAAAGTTGGATATGA
- the uppS gene encoding polyprenyl diphosphate synthase, whose translation MNKLKHLAVVMDGNRRWARKNGLLEKIGYKQGAKIVEEIIEVCIEEQIENLTLYAFSTENWQRPKEEVDFLFKLLEKYLDESLPQFIMNEVRFRAIGNFDLLDDFILQKIKKFEDQTKDYSKLCVNLAISYGSKDEIVRAVKKIIEKKLEITEENIQANLDLSEDVDLFLRVGSAKRISNFLLWQSSYAEIHFSPTLFPALTKKEFNSIINDFKKRKRTFGK comes from the coding sequence ATGAATAAATTAAAGCATCTAGCTGTAGTTATGGATGGGAATCGAAGATGGGCTAGAAAAAATGGTTTATTGGAAAAAATTGGCTATAAACAAGGCGCTAAAATAGTAGAAGAAATTATAGAAGTTTGTATAGAAGAACAAATTGAAAATTTAACTCTTTATGCTTTTAGTACTGAGAATTGGCAAAGACCTAAAGAAGAAGTGGATTTTCTTTTTAAATTGTTAGAGAAATATCTTGATGAATCTTTGCCTCAATTTATTATGAATGAGGTGCGCTTTAGGGCTATAGGGAATTTTGACCTTTTGGATGATTTTATTTTACAGAAAATAAAGAAATTTGAAGATCAAACTAAGGATTACTCTAAATTATGTGTTAATTTGGCTATTTCTTATGGATCTAAAGATGAAATAGTGAGAGCTGTAAAAAAGATTATTGAAAAAAAACTTGAAATCACTGAAGAAAATATTCAAGCAAATTTAGATTTAAGTGAAGATGTAGATTTGTTTTTAAGAGTGGGTAGTGCTAAGAGAATTTCAAATTTTTTATTATGGCAATCAAGTTATGCTGAAATTCATTTTAGTCCAACACTTTTTCCTGCTTTAACTAAGAAAGAATTTAATTCTATTATCAATGATTTTAAAAAACGCAAAAGAACTTTTGGTAAATGA
- the coaBC gene encoding bifunctional phosphopantothenoylcysteine decarboxylase/phosphopantothenate--cysteine ligase CoaBC, with protein MKTVLLAISGSIAFYKAYELISLFKKEEFRVKVLLSKGALNFASKMSFEALADEVLCEENESWNNFNNHIAFSKDCDVVVFAPASINSINKFSQGIADNLFIQTLIAVDKSKSFIIAPAANTNMYLHFSVQKSLKLLKENGYIIIDPIVKTLACKDEGIGALAEIKDIFNITKRELLKEKFWCTQNIIVTGGGTREKIDDVRCISNFSSGKMAKAIADACYFLGANVKLFSSINFDTLYELYEFESSKDLKELLNDNLENDFLVMVAAVSDFIPKIIKGKIKKEEYLEGLDLHLKLNEDLLKNCNFKGKKIGFKMEYDKICAVENAKKSLLDKNLDMICLNILDEDMEFGSDENRISFITKGQIFQSQKMSKEKLAFVLMQEMSKLQ; from the coding sequence ATGAAAACAGTTTTGCTAGCAATTAGTGGAAGTATAGCATTTTATAAAGCTTACGAACTTATTTCTTTATTTAAAAAAGAAGAATTTAGAGTAAAAGTTTTACTTTCTAAGGGTGCATTAAATTTTGCTAGCAAGATGAGTTTTGAGGCTTTAGCTGATGAGGTTTTGTGCGAGGAAAACGAAAGTTGGAATAATTTTAATAATCACATTGCTTTTAGTAAAGATTGTGATGTCGTAGTTTTTGCGCCTGCTAGTATAAATTCTATTAATAAATTTTCTCAAGGTATAGCGGATAATTTGTTTATTCAAACCTTGATTGCAGTAGATAAATCAAAATCTTTTATAATAGCTCCTGCAGCTAATACGAATATGTATTTACATTTTAGCGTTCAAAAGTCCTTGAAATTACTTAAGGAAAATGGATATATTATTATTGATCCTATTGTAAAGACATTAGCTTGTAAAGATGAAGGTATAGGGGCTTTGGCTGAAATAAAAGATATTTTTAATATTACCAAAAGAGAGCTTTTAAAAGAGAAATTTTGGTGTACTCAAAATATAATTGTTACAGGTGGAGGAACGCGAGAAAAAATAGACGATGTGCGTTGTATAAGTAATTTTTCAAGTGGAAAAATGGCAAAAGCTATAGCTGATGCGTGCTATTTTTTGGGTGCTAATGTAAAATTATTTAGTTCTATCAATTTTGATACACTTTATGAGCTTTATGAATTTGAAAGTTCAAAAGATTTAAAAGAACTTTTAAATGATAATTTAGAAAATGATTTTTTAGTGATGGTAGCAGCGGTAAGCGATTTTATACCAAAAATCATAAAAGGAAAAATTAAAAAAGAAGAATATCTAGAAGGTTTAGATCTACATCTAAAATTAAATGAGGATTTGCTTAAAAATTGTAATTTTAAAGGCAAAAAAATAGGCTTTAAAATGGAATATGATAAAATTTGTGCCGTGGAAAATGCTAAGAAATCTTTGCTAGATAAAAATTTAGATATGATTTGTTTGAATATTTTAGATGAAGATATGGAATTTGGAAGTGATGAAAATCGTATTAGCTTTATAACTAAAGGACAAATATTTCAAAGTCAAAAAATGAGTAAAGAAAAACTTGCTTTTGTTTTAATGCAAGAAATGAGTAAGCTCCAATGA